In Rhodamnia argentea isolate NSW1041297 chromosome 11, ASM2092103v1, whole genome shotgun sequence, one genomic interval encodes:
- the LOC125312887 gene encoding scopoletin glucosyltransferase-like, with protein sequence MGSESHQLHIFFFPFMAPGHMIPMIDMAKLFAIRGCKSTLVATPHDEPTFLKSIARPKDLGFDIDVVTVTLPLKEVGLPEDCDDLNKITAPEMRKQFMRAVMMLDQQLELLIEKLAPDCLISDIFLPWTIEIAAKCGIPRLVFHGTSAFSLAGMECVRLYEPHKKLSCDSEPFVIPNFPGEITMSRMQLPDFFREETEFTKFYNKVKESEKRSFGVVINSFYELEPTYADHYRTFLGRRTWSVGPLSLCNEELDDKAHRGNQASIDQHECLKWLDSKQPNSVIYICFGSMANFNAAQLHEIAVGLEASGQQFIWVVKKDPNVEEGKEEWLPDGYESRIRNKGLIIRGWAPQVLILDHDAIGGFVTHCGWNSTLEAVTAGVPMVTWPVAAEQFFNEKFVTQVLKIGVDVGVKQWVRLIGDSVKSERVEEAVKRVLVGEEAEEMRSRSKALAEMGRGAVEEGGSSWSDLGALLQELRLQRLAHDKKI encoded by the coding sequence ATGGGTAGCGAAAGCCACCAGCttcacattttcttcttccctttcatgGCTCCGGGCCACATGATCCCAATGATCGACATGGCCAAGCTCTTCGCCATCAGAGGCTGCAAGTCCACCCTCGTCGCCACCCCCCATGACGAGCCCACCTTCTTGAAATCCATCGCGAGGCCCAAGGATTTAGGATTCGACATCGATGTCGTCACGGTGACGCTGCCCTTGAAAGAGGTCGGCTTGCCAGAAGACTGTGACGATCTGAACAAGATCACTGCTCCGGAAATGCGCAAGCAATTCATGAGAGCCGTCATGATGCTGGACCAACAGCTCGAGCTGCTGATAGAGAAACTTGCCCCCGATTGTCTAATCTCAGACATTTTCCTTCCCTGGACAATCGAGATCGCGGCCAAGTGCGGCATCCCTAGGCTCGTTTTCCACGGGACAAGTGCCTTCTCCCTTGCAGGCATGGAATGTGTGAGGCTCTATGAGCCTCACAAGAAGTTGTCGTGCGATTCAGAGCCCTTCGTCATCCCCAACTTCCCCGGAGAAATCACAATGTCCAGGATGCAGTTGCCAGACTTTTTCAGGGAAGAGACTGAGTTCACCAAGTTCTACAATAAGGTGAAGGAATCGGAGAAGAGGAGCTTTGGAGTCGTCATAAACAGCTTCTACGAGCTCGAGCCGACTTACGCTGACCATTACAGGACATTCCTAGGGAGACGAACCTGGTCCGTCGGCCCGCTCTCATTGTGCAATGAGGAGCTTGACGACAAAGCACACAGGGGCAACCAAGCATCCATTGACCAGCACGAGTGCCTCAAGTGGCTCGACTCAAAGCAACCCAACTCAGTGATCTACATTTGCTTTGGAAGCATGGCGAATTTCAATGCTGCTCAGCTTCATGAGATCGCAGTCGGACTAGAAGCATCAGGGCAACAATTTATTTGGGTGGTGAAGAAGGACCCGAATGTGGAAGAAGGCAAAGAAGAGTGGTTGCCTGATGGTTACGAATCAAGAATCCGAAACAAGGGCCTCATCATCAGGGGCTGGGCTCCTCAGGTGCTGATTCTTGATCACGATGCGATCGGGGGTTTCGTGACACATTGTGGCTGGAACTCGACCCTGGAGGCGGTCACAGCCGGTGTGCCAATGGTGACTTGGCCGGTCGCAGCAGAGCAATTCTTCAACGAGAAGTTTGTGACCCAGGTGCTCAAGATTGGGGTCGACGTCGGGGTGAAGCAATGGGTGAGGTTGATCGGGGACAGCGTGAAGAGCGAGAGAGTGGAGGAGGCAGTGAAGAGAGTCTTGGTGGGCGAGGAAGCAGAGGAAATGAGGAGCAGGTCGAAAGCACTTGCAGAGATGGGAAGAGGGGCTGTGGAAGAAGGTGGGTCTTCTTGGTCTGATTTGGGAGCTCTGCTTCAGGAGCTCAGACTGCAGAGATTGGCTCACGACAAGAAGATCTGA